In Brevibacterium zhoupengii, the following are encoded in one genomic region:
- a CDS encoding permease, protein MSDTVRAQPLDAELRRRLTPVDWVGLGILVLVLVVGLSWSKWMPYWDKAWTLSQTSVWDGSPLFEAAGETFSLAGAWDFTLVYFIAVWKALLVALVVAAAIDALVPRDWLRRVMNRRSHTSQSLVGAAMSLPSMMCTCCAAPVTAGLRGSGVRRSAALAYWVGNPLLNPAVLIFLALILPWEYVLTRLVVGLLIVVGASALIGRWIKGRAEAVPEPSAEPTQFSALPVRYLRSLSKFTLILVPEHLALVFIVGLISPWLSGVYGLEAQVGGFAVLIAALVGTLLVIPTGGEIPIILALSAVGVGAGITGALLIVLPALSIPSMVMVGKSLGWRTTTAMGTAVAFGGVLSGVVLVLVS, encoded by the coding sequence ATGTCGGATACGGTTCGGGCGCAGCCGCTTGACGCCGAGCTCCGGCGACGTCTGACTCCGGTCGATTGGGTCGGTCTGGGCATCCTCGTACTCGTCCTCGTAGTGGGGCTGAGCTGGTCGAAGTGGATGCCCTATTGGGACAAGGCCTGGACGCTGAGCCAGACGTCGGTCTGGGACGGCAGTCCGCTCTTCGAAGCTGCGGGGGAGACGTTCTCCCTGGCTGGAGCCTGGGACTTCACCCTCGTGTACTTCATTGCCGTGTGGAAAGCACTGCTCGTGGCACTCGTGGTGGCTGCGGCCATCGACGCACTGGTGCCGCGCGATTGGCTGCGGCGCGTGATGAATCGTCGGAGTCACACCAGCCAGTCACTCGTCGGCGCGGCGATGTCGCTGCCGTCCATGATGTGCACCTGCTGTGCGGCTCCGGTGACTGCTGGCCTACGTGGTTCTGGGGTCAGGCGCAGCGCTGCCTTGGCCTACTGGGTGGGCAATCCGCTGCTCAACCCCGCTGTTCTGATCTTCCTCGCGCTCATTCTGCCCTGGGAGTACGTCCTCACCCGGCTCGTGGTTGGACTCCTCATCGTCGTCGGAGCCAGTGCCCTCATCGGCCGTTGGATCAAGGGGCGCGCCGAGGCGGTCCCTGAGCCGAGTGCCGAACCGACCCAGTTCTCCGCCCTTCCCGTCCGCTACCTCCGGTCGCTGTCGAAGTTCACCCTCATCCTCGTGCCCGAGCACCTGGCCCTTGTCTTCATCGTCGGTCTCATCAGTCCGTGGCTCTCGGGCGTCTACGGGCTCGAAGCGCAGGTGGGCGGCTTCGCGGTGCTCATCGCCGCACTCGTGGGCACACTTCTGGTGATCCCGACCGGCGGCGAGATACCGATCATCCTTGCGCTCTCAGCGGTCGGAGTGGGCGCGGGCATCACCGGCGCATTGCTGATCGTGCTTCCGGCACTGAGCATTCCCTCGATGGTCATGGTCGGCAAGTCCCTTGGCTGGCGCACCACCACCGCCATGGGTACCGCGGTGGCTTTCGGCGGAGTGCTCTCCGGCGTAGTGCTCGTGCTCGTGAGCTGA
- a CDS encoding ABC transporter ATP-binding protein has translation MTTVIDVRNLTKTYKQTTALNNVSLSIEQDSIYGLLGRNGAGKTTLMSILTAQNFATSGEVEIFGENPYENSRVLNRMCFVRESQKYPDDATAKHALATARLFFPRWDQAFAEELIADFALPLKTPIKKLSRGQQSAIGVIIGLASRAEVTFFDEPYLGFDAVARQMFYDHLIADYTECPRTIVLSSHLIDEVADLIENVIVIDGGEIIMNESTEEARSRAINVVGDAESVQRLIAGREVIHREALGRVSSVTFLGRLSDTDREFITQTNLDLTPVSLQQMVVRTTQAGAEPTNSTELTATDVRSFQT, from the coding sequence ATGACCACCGTCATCGATGTGCGCAACCTTACGAAGACGTACAAGCAGACCACTGCCCTCAACAATGTGAGCCTGTCGATCGAACAGGACTCGATCTACGGCCTGCTGGGCCGCAACGGTGCCGGCAAGACGACGTTGATGTCGATCCTCACAGCACAGAACTTCGCCACCAGCGGTGAAGTAGAGATCTTCGGCGAGAATCCCTACGAGAACTCCCGAGTTCTCAATCGCATGTGCTTCGTCCGAGAGAGCCAGAAGTACCCCGACGACGCGACAGCGAAGCACGCGCTCGCAACGGCTCGCCTCTTCTTCCCTCGTTGGGACCAAGCCTTCGCCGAAGAGCTCATCGCCGACTTCGCGTTGCCGTTGAAGACCCCGATCAAGAAGCTCTCCCGAGGACAGCAGTCAGCGATCGGCGTCATCATCGGCTTGGCCTCCCGAGCCGAGGTCACATTCTTCGACGAACCCTATCTCGGGTTCGATGCCGTAGCTCGACAGATGTTCTACGACCACCTCATCGCCGACTACACCGAGTGCCCACGCACGATCGTGCTCTCCAGCCACCTCATCGATGAAGTGGCAGACCTCATCGAGAACGTCATAGTCATCGACGGCGGCGAGATCATCATGAACGAATCCACGGAGGAGGCCCGCTCCCGGGCGATCAACGTCGTCGGAGACGCTGAATCCGTTCAGCGGCTCATCGCTGGGAGAGAGGTCATCCACCGCGAGGCATTGGGCCGCGTGTCCTCTGTGACATTCCTCGGACGCCTCTCCGACACCGATCGCGAGTTCATCACACAGACGAACCTGGACCTCACTCCGGTGTCTCTCCAACAGATGGTCGTCCGGACCACACAGGCAGGCGCCGAACCCACGAACTCCACCGAGCTCACCGCAACGGACGTCAGGAGTTTTCAGACATGA
- a CDS encoding GntR family transcriptional regulator — MIDEAKPLFAQIAEQVEDSIINGTLPEMSRAPSTNELSSFYSINPATAAKGVNRLVAKGVLEKRRGIGMFVKEGARTLLITEYRTTFSDNFIAPLLSEATRLGLSRDDVITLIAERSDELGVAHSLDPTTTKG; from the coding sequence GTGATCGACGAAGCCAAACCGCTGTTCGCACAGATCGCCGAACAGGTCGAAGATTCGATCATCAATGGCACCCTGCCCGAAATGTCTCGTGCGCCATCGACGAACGAACTCTCAAGTTTCTATTCGATCAACCCCGCTACCGCAGCCAAGGGAGTCAACAGACTCGTTGCCAAAGGTGTCCTTGAGAAGCGACGCGGCATCGGGATGTTCGTCAAGGAAGGAGCTCGAACATTGCTCATCACCGAATACAGGACCACCTTCTCCGACAACTTCATCGCGCCGCTCCTGTCCGAAGCGACCAGGCTCGGGCTCAGCCGCGATGACGTCATCACACTCATCGCCGAACGCTCCGACGAACTCGGCGTTGCCCACAGCCTGGACCCAACCACCACGAAGGGGTGA
- the rarD gene encoding EamA family transporter RarD: protein MIANSAPDENAFRRAGLINGLSAYLLWGLIPLLFAAAAPTGALELVSHRVVWSLLFCAILLVFTGGFARTWQVIRSGRTFWMLTLAAVLIAINWTAFIYGVETGHLVEVSLGYYLNPLISIGLGVIFLGEKLRPLQWTAAGFGLIAVIIVGLGLGRMPYLSFTVAISFGLYGLVKNKVGNQVGALEGMTIESAVLTIPSAVYLLILGVMGLSTFTGFGAGHVIIILITGPATAIPLILFSAAARRIPLSWVGMLQYITPTMQFITGVYILGESMSTTRWIGFFVIWIAVLLLCIDLIRQSHRRL, encoded by the coding sequence GTGATCGCAAATTCAGCCCCCGATGAGAACGCCTTCCGCCGTGCCGGTCTGATCAACGGCCTCTCCGCCTACCTGCTGTGGGGACTCATCCCTCTGCTGTTCGCCGCAGCGGCGCCTACGGGTGCACTGGAGCTCGTCTCACATCGGGTCGTCTGGTCTCTGCTCTTCTGCGCCATCCTCCTGGTCTTCACCGGTGGCTTCGCACGCACCTGGCAGGTCATCAGGTCCGGTCGCACCTTCTGGATGCTGACTTTGGCTGCCGTGCTCATCGCCATCAACTGGACGGCGTTCATCTACGGAGTCGAAACCGGCCACCTCGTCGAGGTGTCGCTGGGCTACTATCTCAACCCGCTCATCTCCATCGGCTTGGGCGTCATCTTCCTCGGCGAGAAGCTGCGGCCCCTGCAGTGGACGGCGGCCGGATTCGGACTCATCGCCGTCATCATCGTCGGTCTCGGACTCGGCCGAATGCCGTACCTCTCGTTCACTGTGGCAATCTCCTTCGGGCTCTATGGCCTGGTGAAGAATAAGGTCGGCAATCAAGTCGGTGCCCTGGAGGGAATGACGATCGAGTCTGCTGTGTTGACCATTCCCAGCGCCGTCTACCTGCTGATTCTCGGGGTCATGGGGCTCTCGACCTTCACCGGCTTCGGCGCCGGTCATGTCATCATCATCCTCATCACGGGCCCGGCGACGGCTATTCCGCTCATCCTATTCAGTGCGGCCGCCCGGAGGATTCCCCTCTCGTGGGTAGGCATGCTGCAGTACATCACTCCGACGATGCAGTTCATCACCGGTGTCTACATTCTCGGAGAGTCGATGTCGACGACGCGGTGGATCGGCTTCTTCGTGATCTGGATCGCCGTTCTGCTGCTCTGCATCGATCTGATCCGCCAGAGTCACCGCAGGCTCTAA
- the rarD gene encoding EamA family transporter RarD, producing MNAPAPEESAFRRVGLGYGTAAYIIWGLIPLLFAAAAPTGALEIVAHRIIWSLIFCAILLYFAKGFVRTWLVMRSGRTFWLLALASVLIAVNWTTYVYGIETGRLVEISLGYYLNPLISIGLGVIFLKEKLRPLQWAAVGFGAVAVIVVGLGIGRFPYLALTVAVSFGLYGLVKNKVGGKVGALEGMTVETAVLTIPSLAFLAYLAAQGEGTFIGFGPWHVVLLLATGPLTAIPLILFGAAARRIPLSWVGMLQYIAPTMQFILGVALFGEAMSTTRWIGFLIIWIAVILLCTDMVRQSRRRPSLG from the coding sequence GTGAACGCTCCTGCACCTGAAGAATCCGCCTTCCGACGCGTCGGACTGGGATACGGTACCGCCGCCTACATCATCTGGGGCCTGATCCCCCTGCTCTTCGCCGCCGCGGCACCGACGGGCGCGCTCGAAATCGTCGCCCATCGGATCATCTGGTCACTGATCTTCTGCGCCATTCTCCTGTACTTCGCGAAGGGCTTTGTCCGCACCTGGCTGGTGATGCGCTCAGGAAGGACCTTCTGGCTGCTGGCCCTGGCATCCGTGCTCATCGCCGTGAACTGGACGACCTACGTCTACGGCATCGAAACTGGCCGCCTCGTCGAGATCTCTCTGGGCTACTACCTCAATCCGCTCATCTCAATCGGACTCGGTGTCATCTTCCTCAAGGAGAAGCTGCGCCCGCTGCAGTGGGCCGCGGTCGGATTCGGCGCGGTCGCCGTCATCGTTGTCGGCCTCGGGATTGGACGTTTTCCCTACCTGGCGCTCACCGTGGCCGTCTCCTTCGGTCTCTACGGCCTGGTGAAGAACAAGGTCGGTGGGAAGGTCGGTGCCCTCGAAGGCATGACCGTCGAGACCGCCGTGCTCACCATTCCCAGCCTGGCCTTCCTCGCCTACCTCGCCGCGCAGGGCGAGGGCACATTCATCGGCTTCGGGCCCTGGCACGTCGTCCTGCTCCTGGCCACAGGACCGCTGACTGCGATTCCGCTCATTCTCTTCGGCGCGGCCGCCAGGCGAATCCCTCTGTCCTGGGTGGGAATGCTGCAGTACATTGCCCCGACGATGCAGTTCATCCTCGGCGTCGCGCTCTTCGGTGAGGCGATGTCAACGACGAGGTGGATCGGGTTCCTCATCATCTGGATCGCCGTCATCCTGCTGTGCACGGACATGGTCCGCCAGAGCCGACGACGACCGTCCCTGGGCTGA
- a CDS encoding FAD-dependent oxidoreductase, protein MTRPFRVAIVGAGPAGIYAADLLTKAERDFEVSIDLFERLPTPFGLVRYGVAPDHPRIKGIINALIKVLDRGDIRLFSNVEYGVDIKLEELTDRYDAVIFSTGCFIDASLSLPGVDLPGSYGAADFVNWYDSHPDVAQTWPLDAEKVAVIGNGNVALDVARVLAKQADDMHTTEIPDHVYEGLKSSKVTDVHVFGRRGPAQAKFTPLELRELGHVKDVDIIVYPEDYEFDDGSLEAIESNNQTKQVAKTLTDFTMREPVGAKRRLHLHFLHSPVAILGEDAVTGLRTERMELDGKGGAVGTGTFHDWEIDAVYRAIGYAGTALPQLPFDSGKGVIPNHEGRVVDAEEQAVSADADVVQGVYTTGWIKRGPVGLIGHTKGDALETIGHILDDRAAGVLTEPVYSDDSAIVELLESKGVDYVDWEGYHRVESAEKALGEAEGRERVKIATREGMLAEARSHLQAEAASQPASGH, encoded by the coding sequence ATGACGCGTCCCTTCCGTGTGGCTATTGTGGGTGCCGGTCCTGCCGGGATCTATGCGGCCGATCTGCTGACCAAGGCTGAGCGTGACTTCGAGGTCAGCATTGACCTCTTCGAACGCTTGCCGACTCCGTTCGGACTTGTCCGTTACGGTGTGGCTCCGGATCATCCGCGGATCAAGGGCATCATCAACGCTCTCATCAAGGTCCTCGACCGAGGTGATATTCGTCTGTTCTCCAACGTCGAGTACGGTGTCGACATCAAGCTGGAAGAGCTGACAGACCGCTACGACGCGGTGATCTTCTCCACCGGTTGCTTCATCGATGCCTCGCTGAGTCTGCCCGGAGTCGATCTCCCCGGCTCCTATGGTGCTGCTGATTTCGTCAATTGGTACGACTCGCATCCTGATGTGGCCCAGACGTGGCCCCTCGATGCCGAGAAAGTCGCGGTCATCGGCAACGGCAACGTAGCACTCGATGTCGCCCGCGTGTTGGCCAAACAGGCCGATGATATGCACACGACCGAGATTCCCGACCACGTCTACGAGGGTCTGAAATCCTCGAAGGTCACTGACGTTCACGTGTTCGGTCGGCGGGGCCCGGCTCAGGCGAAGTTCACGCCTCTTGAGCTGCGTGAACTGGGGCATGTCAAGGACGTTGACATCATCGTCTACCCCGAAGACTACGAGTTCGACGACGGGTCGCTGGAAGCGATCGAGTCGAACAACCAGACCAAGCAGGTCGCGAAGACACTGACCGACTTCACCATGCGTGAGCCCGTCGGAGCTAAGCGTCGTCTGCACCTGCACTTCCTTCATTCCCCGGTGGCCATCCTCGGCGAGGACGCAGTCACAGGGCTGCGCACGGAGCGGATGGAACTCGACGGCAAGGGCGGGGCAGTCGGCACCGGCACCTTCCATGATTGGGAGATCGACGCAGTGTACCGAGCCATCGGGTATGCGGGCACGGCGCTTCCGCAGCTGCCGTTCGACTCGGGCAAGGGAGTCATCCCGAACCATGAGGGCCGCGTCGTCGATGCTGAAGAGCAGGCAGTCTCTGCCGATGCAGATGTGGTTCAAGGCGTGTACACGACAGGCTGGATCAAGCGCGGCCCCGTCGGCCTGATCGGCCACACCAAGGGTGACGCTTTGGAGACGATCGGCCACATCCTCGATGACCGCGCCGCTGGCGTGCTGACAGAGCCCGTGTACTCGGATGACTCTGCGATCGTCGAACTGCTCGAGTCCAAGGGTGTCGACTACGTGGATTGGGAAGGCTACCACCGTGTGGAGTCTGCTGAGAAGGCTCTCGGCGAGGCCGAAGGCCGTGAGCGCGTGAAGATCGCGACCCGCGAAGGCATGCTGGCCGAGGCCCGCAGCCACCTGCAGGCGGAAGCAGCCAGTCAGCCAGCGTCCGGACACTGA
- a CDS encoding GTP pyrophosphokinase: MSADSAMREVVSQAYAQRRDAWESAAVRIKRWLKQQQKGLLKNKDISRLDVDGHRIKDPARTLAKLVEKAADDPDLHISTPQDVENHIRDIVGVKVLCKSPRDQKMMFDSLTDPEQLGAFALIEQKNYVDPPKPSGYRACHVTLQIPSDQGEPVFAEIQVKTRLQDAWGELTHEDMYKPGAAMKPSELHGEFARAMANMLATVDDMADTLAVELSALTNPDLDTTVPPAADDTIEVKVRATGPKYALAVDGDGRQGLIPAFAVRKLSDSKGTIKVNDFISVDDRLRATVEEDSKGLYYIPMALP, from the coding sequence GTGAGCGCAGATTCGGCGATGAGGGAAGTGGTCTCGCAGGCCTATGCGCAGCGCCGCGACGCCTGGGAATCTGCCGCCGTGCGGATCAAGCGCTGGCTCAAGCAGCAGCAGAAGGGTCTGCTGAAGAACAAGGACATCTCGCGCCTTGACGTCGACGGGCATCGCATCAAAGATCCGGCCCGCACCTTGGCGAAGCTCGTGGAGAAGGCCGCCGATGATCCCGATCTTCATATCTCGACGCCCCAGGACGTGGAGAATCACATTCGCGACATCGTCGGGGTAAAGGTGCTGTGCAAATCACCGCGAGACCAGAAGATGATGTTCGACTCTCTGACGGATCCTGAGCAGCTCGGCGCTTTTGCCCTCATCGAGCAGAAGAACTACGTCGACCCGCCTAAACCCAGCGGCTACCGGGCCTGCCACGTGACGCTGCAGATCCCTTCCGATCAGGGGGAGCCGGTCTTCGCTGAGATCCAGGTGAAGACCCGGCTGCAGGACGCCTGGGGCGAACTGACCCACGAAGACATGTACAAACCCGGCGCGGCGATGAAGCCCAGTGAGCTGCACGGTGAGTTTGCCCGCGCAATGGCGAACATGCTCGCCACAGTCGATGATATGGCCGACACCCTTGCCGTTGAGCTCTCCGCACTGACGAACCCAGATCTTGATACCACCGTCCCACCAGCTGCCGATGACACGATCGAGGTCAAGGTGAGGGCGACAGGACCGAAATATGCTCTGGCGGTCGACGGCGACGGCCGCCAAGGTCTCATCCCCGCATTCGCCGTGCGCAAACTCAGCGACTCCAAAGGCACGATCAAGGTCAATGACTTCATCAGTGTCGATGACCGTCTGCGAGCCACCGTCGAAGAGGACTCGAAGGGTCTCTACTACATACCGATGGCATTGCCCTGA
- a CDS encoding uroporphyrinogen decarboxylase/cobalamine-independent methonine synthase family protein has protein sequence MLSTFPTATISGYPYNGPNCEQTKAREDLWAGRIGAETFSHSMRSLRLNTYSRLRELGLDENYSIPASYTHYDHVLDTALSVGLVASEPTGTDFDVEEYFAAARGMGNQAPLVPELAGCSTQFRARPQYLLSLVSEARAAGHTIRPVLIGPVTLLALAKTSPGTSTSAFERLDELTTAYVDVISILAAAGVDWVQLDEPALTTDVDKHSDTELAEATSRAYATLSRANTRPQIFVTAPHGSLRGGLSALAHSGIDALGVDVSAATRAIDPDSIGRIAAETPASVHLVAGVIDSGSALADDLPTSLSVLQGLGRESLSASTSTSVPCIPHAVSAESDRPAAEAKVSEVKALATAMTKWTAGTARGSSRVSRPHGPLREVSDPQQLVAPHTVFGLGGQAMPVRLHKAGDGISVGSARISPSSIAVVTRARRSRSFFVSMVVMSPRAFRVAGTSDIAALVMRQPGCESGG, from the coding sequence ATGCTCAGCACATTTCCCACAGCCACCATCTCCGGCTATCCGTACAACGGCCCGAACTGCGAGCAGACGAAGGCCCGTGAGGACTTGTGGGCGGGCCGCATCGGTGCGGAGACGTTCTCACACTCCATGCGCTCCCTGCGGCTGAACACCTACAGTCGTCTGCGAGAACTTGGCTTGGACGAGAACTATTCGATCCCCGCCTCGTACACCCACTACGACCATGTCCTCGACACCGCTCTGAGCGTCGGGCTCGTCGCATCAGAGCCGACCGGCACCGACTTCGACGTCGAGGAGTACTTCGCTGCGGCTCGGGGCATGGGCAACCAGGCGCCCTTGGTGCCGGAGCTCGCGGGTTGTTCCACTCAGTTCAGGGCCCGCCCCCAGTATCTGCTCTCACTCGTATCGGAGGCCCGAGCCGCCGGTCACACGATCCGACCTGTGCTCATCGGTCCCGTGACCCTGCTGGCACTGGCGAAGACGAGCCCAGGCACAAGCACCTCGGCGTTCGAGCGGCTCGACGAACTCACCACCGCCTACGTCGACGTCATCAGCATTCTTGCTGCGGCCGGGGTCGACTGGGTCCAGTTGGACGAACCTGCCCTTACGACCGATGTCGACAAGCACTCCGACACCGAGCTCGCCGAGGCGACCTCCCGTGCCTATGCCACCCTGAGCAGGGCGAACACGCGCCCGCAGATCTTCGTCACCGCTCCACACGGAAGCCTGCGAGGCGGGTTGTCCGCGCTGGCACATTCGGGCATCGATGCCCTTGGTGTGGATGTCTCCGCGGCTACCCGCGCGATCGATCCGGACTCGATCGGCCGCATTGCCGCTGAGACTCCGGCGTCGGTCCACCTCGTCGCCGGTGTCATCGACAGTGGCAGCGCTCTGGCCGACGACCTGCCGACCAGCCTGTCAGTCCTGCAGGGCCTTGGTCGAGAGTCGCTCAGCGCTTCCACCTCGACGTCGGTGCCGTGTATTCCCCACGCGGTATCAGCCGAATCCGATAGGCCGGCTGCTGAGGCGAAGGTCTCCGAGGTGAAGGCCCTGGCCACCGCGATGACCAAGTGGACCGCCGGTACGGCACGGGGCTCATCTCGAGTAAGTCGACCACATGGCCCTCTGCGCGAAGTCAGCGACCCGCAGCAGCTCGTTGCGCCTCACACCGTGTTTGGCCTGGGCGGCCAGGCCATGCCAGTTCGCCTGCACAAAGCCGGCGACGGCATCAGCGTCGGTTCCGCCAGGATCTCCCCCTCGTCGATCGCCGTGGTGACGCGGGCGCGGAGGAGCCGTTCGTTCTTCGTCAGCATGGTGGTGATGTCTCCGCGCGCCTTTCGCGTCGCCGGAACCTCTGACATTGCTGCGCTGGTGATGAGACAGCCGGGGTGTGAGTCCGGCGGCTGA
- a CDS encoding YajQ family cyclic di-GMP-binding protein encodes MASESSFDVVSKVDRQEADNALNQAAKEINSRYDFRGTDASIAWTGEAIQMKAVSEDRVKAILDVFQSKLVKRGISLKSLDDGEPYPSGKEYRIDASLKEGIDKDNAKKISKYIRDEGPKGVKAQIQGEELRVSSKKRDDLQEVISLLKGKDLDLDLQFVNYR; translated from the coding sequence ATGGCCAGCGAATCCTCATTCGACGTCGTCAGCAAGGTCGATCGGCAGGAAGCCGACAATGCCTTGAATCAGGCGGCCAAAGAGATCAACTCCCGCTACGACTTCCGCGGCACCGACGCCTCGATCGCGTGGACCGGTGAAGCGATTCAGATGAAGGCCGTCAGCGAGGACCGTGTGAAGGCGATCCTCGACGTCTTCCAGTCGAAGCTGGTCAAGCGCGGCATCTCCCTGAAGTCCCTCGACGACGGCGAACCGTACCCTTCGGGCAAGGAGTACCGCATCGATGCGAGCCTCAAGGAAGGCATCGACAAGGACAATGCGAAGAAGATTTCGAAGTACATCCGCGACGAGGGCCCCAAGGGCGTGAAGGCGCAGATCCAGGGTGAGGAGCTGCGCGTGAGCTCGAAGAAGCGCGATGACCTGCAGGAGGTCATCTCCCTGCTCAAAGGCAAGGACCTCGATCTCGACCTGCAGTTCGTCAACTACCGCTGA
- a CDS encoding DnaJ family domain-containing protein, producing the protein MTDDEAPRRISSLEDRNAIVESALDKAIRRGDFDDLPGLGKPLTGLHSSQDPDWWIKQKMDSEDMSGVAPAAFQLRKENAVLEDTLDAFSKEADVRAYLAGFNDRVRAAIMDLREGPPVFTPPRKVEADVAAWHQRRSAKAAQATNPPPTPTDGRDQEREQPPRRWWQRKRS; encoded by the coding sequence ATGACTGATGATGAGGCTCCTCGCCGGATCAGCTCGCTCGAAGATCGGAACGCGATCGTCGAATCGGCGCTTGACAAGGCCATCAGACGTGGTGACTTCGATGATCTTCCCGGTCTGGGCAAACCTCTGACCGGTCTCCACAGCTCCCAGGATCCTGATTGGTGGATCAAACAGAAGATGGACAGCGAAGACATGAGCGGCGTCGCCCCGGCCGCCTTCCAGCTGCGCAAGGAGAACGCGGTCCTCGAGGACACCCTCGATGCGTTCTCGAAGGAGGCCGACGTCCGCGCCTATCTCGCCGGCTTCAACGATCGAGTCCGGGCCGCCATCATGGACCTGCGCGAGGGCCCACCCGTCTTCACCCCGCCCCGGAAGGTCGAGGCCGATGTCGCGGCCTGGCATCAGCGCCGAAGCGCGAAGGCTGCACAAGCGACGAACCCGCCCCCAACCCCGACGGATGGTCGGGACCAGGAGCGGGAACAGCCGCCTCGGCGATGGTGGCAGCGGAAGCGGAGCTAG
- a CDS encoding M20 metallopeptidase family protein, producing the protein MSALLSEASALLPQLQDLRRRLHSDPEVGLDLPHTQAAVLTALEGLDLEISTGVETTSVVAVLRGTHPQKPADAPAVLLRGDMDALPIHEQTDEPFTSTNANMHACGHDLHTAGLVGAVELLHAHRAELTGDVVFMFQPGEEGYNGASVMIKEGVLDAAGPRVIAAYGAHVHMGAKGVVSTKAGTLQAGSNVLHITLHGRGGHGSQPQAAIDPVPALAELVTALQNMVSRRISTFDPIALSVTQLQAGEAVNVIPASASLGATVRTLSQESLDIVRAQSKQLARGIAEAHGCTAEVDFQVQYPVTVNDEVETAWTLDQVRGLLGEDRVEVAAHPIMPSEDFSFVLHEVPGTYMMLGAKRTDVSEERQGDNHSPFVVFDDSVLGDQAALLAHLALERLRTIR; encoded by the coding sequence GTGAGCGCCCTCCTGAGCGAGGCGAGCGCTCTGCTGCCGCAGCTGCAGGATCTGCGACGACGGCTGCATTCCGACCCTGAGGTCGGCCTCGACCTGCCGCACACGCAGGCTGCGGTTCTCACCGCCCTCGAGGGCCTCGATCTGGAGATCAGCACGGGAGTTGAGACCACCTCGGTGGTGGCGGTCCTGCGCGGCACACATCCACAGAAACCCGCGGATGCACCCGCCGTCCTCCTGCGCGGGGACATGGATGCGCTGCCCATTCATGAGCAGACCGATGAGCCGTTCACTTCGACGAATGCGAACATGCACGCCTGCGGTCACGACCTGCACACCGCAGGACTCGTGGGCGCCGTCGAGCTGCTGCACGCGCACCGGGCGGAGCTCACCGGCGATGTCGTCTTCATGTTCCAGCCCGGCGAGGAGGGCTACAACGGCGCCTCGGTGATGATCAAGGAGGGTGTCCTCGATGCGGCGGGACCTCGGGTCATCGCCGCCTACGGTGCCCACGTCCACATGGGAGCCAAGGGCGTCGTCTCGACGAAGGCGGGGACCCTGCAGGCGGGATCCAACGTCCTCCACATCACCCTCCATGGACGCGGGGGTCACGGTTCCCAGCCTCAGGCGGCGATCGATCCGGTTCCTGCCCTGGCCGAGCTCGTCACGGCACTGCAGAACATGGTCAGCCGACGTATCAGCACCTTCGACCCGATCGCATTGTCCGTGACACAGCTGCAGGCGGGTGAGGCTGTCAACGTCATCCCCGCCTCGGCGAGCCTCGGTGCCACCGTGCGCACCCTGTCCCAGGAGTCACTGGACATTGTGCGGGCCCAGTCGAAGCAGCTGGCCAGGGGCATCGCGGAAGCCCACGGATGCACCGCCGAGGTGGATTTCCAGGTTCAATACCCCGTGACCGTCAACGACGAAGTTGAGACCGCGTGGACCCTCGACCAGGTGCGCGGCCTGCTGGGCGAGGATCGGGTGGAGGTCGCCGCGCACCCGATCATGCCCAGCGAGGACTTCTCATTCGTCCTGCACGAGGTGCCCGGAACGTATATGATGCTCGGCGCCAAACGCACGGACGTGTCCGAGGAGCGGCAGGGGGACAACCACTCCCCCTTCGTCGTCTTCGACGACTCCGTGCTCGGCGATCAGGCGGCACTGCTTGCCCATCTGGCCCTCGAACGCCTGCGCACCATCCGCTAG